actctgcgaccccgtgaaccgcagcacgccaggcctccctgtccatcaccaactcctggagcttactcagacccatgtccatcgtgttggtgatgccatccagccatctcatcctctgtcatcccctctcctcccaccttcagtctttccttgcagcagggtcttttccagtgagttggttcttcgcatcagatggccacagtattggagtttcagcttcaacatcagtccttccagtgaatattcaggactgatctcatttaggatggactggttggatttccttgcagtccaagggattctcaagagtattctccaacaccacagttcaaaagcatcaattctttggtgctcagctttctttatagttcattaccatatgtaaaatagatacccaGTGGGAATTGGCTGTATGACTccaggaactcaaaccagggctctgtgacaacctagaagaatggaatggggtgggaggtgggacagaggttcaagagggaggggacacatgtatacctatagcggattcatattgatgtatggcagaaaccaacacaatattgtaaagcaattatccttcaattaaaaataaacagttttttttaagtCCCTCTTGAAACAGGGCAGTGAGACTCTGATCAGGCCAAGGTTAAGAAATGGCAGTTCAGTTCCAAGCCCTGGCATTCTGTGCTCTAATTCCTCTGAGATAAATCTTGGACTCCAGAGACCCAGTGCACCAGTGAGTCACCAACACAGCATGCTAGAGGAGGTCTAACCTCACATCAGGAATAGAACACAGAGAGCCAGTTGGTGGGAAGCCCTGCTGAATGGGGAGTTTAGAGGGTATCTGGGTTGGGTTCGAAGCACTGCAAACATCTGTTTTTTTCCGGAGGGCAAAAGCCAGAGCCGACTGAAGAATGGCAGGGTAGGGGCTCCTGGCTGGGAAGCAGTCCCCTTCCAGATGTTTGGGGCAGCCTCTCTGGAAGTCACTAGTGACCAACGAGGTTCACCTAGGGAATGGCCCCTGCCCCCCAGACTCTCGGGACTTCACCCCCATCTGCCCAGCCACCTCCCCACTGGCCTCCCAGTCCTGCCTCTCCCGGCTCCAGCGCCTTCACCCCAACACCGAGTGCTCCTCCCTCACCACCCGCTTGTCATCTGTCCTCCAAGACAACAGGGGCCCCCAGCTTCCTCCCCCGTCAAATCGAAACCCTTCTGTTGGTTTCTAAGGCCCCATCCTCAGGTCCTAGCCTGgccctcttccaaccacacagTGGACCTTCTGAGACACCCCCATCCTGCCATCCTCTGCACCTGTGCACCCTGCCTCCCAGAAACCCCCACTCCCCCCTTCTGCCACACCTGGCCACGCACAGCCTTGACCTTTGCATGAAGAAACCCTGCCTTAGCGTTGCAGAAGAGATACTTAATTgtcctcagttttcttacctgtaacacggtgtaagggcttccctgggggctcagcggtaGCGAATCCTcctgtgaatgcaggagacgcgggttcgatccctgggtcagaaagatcccctcgagaaggaaatggcaactcagtccagtattcttgcttgggaaatcccaagggcagaggagcctggtgggcttcagtctgtAGGGTCACGAAAGAACTGGAGcaacaaccgagcaactgaacaacagcgacATGGGGCAAACAAGAGCGCCAACCTCATGGTGTTGCTGGGGTTTGACTAGAAGACAGGCACCAAGCGTCCCCTGAGGGCCGCCAGAGGTGCCACCGCATTCAGGAACCGGCGGGGGCAGCCTTGTCTGACTCCAGAATGCgttcccctcttccttctttgAGTCTTTAACGTTGCCACTTGATAacacatgggcttccttggtagctcagactggaaagaatctgcctgcaatgcaggggaccccggttcaatctctgggccaggaagacttcctggagaatggaatggctacccaccccagtgttcttgcctggagaagtccacggacagaggagcctggccggctacagtccatgcagttgcaaagaggtggacaggactgaacgaccaACACCTTCTAACATACTTTGATGACACAATTACCACAAAAGGTTTCCTGGATAGGTGCCCCATTTAGGCCACAAACCTTTGTATGCATTATGCCCTCCCTGGCCCTCCACGGACACTCTGGGCCTCCACAGCCCTGGGTCTggactgtcattttcttttcacaAATCTGCTGAAATGCTACCACACACTCTGGCATCTTTTCTTTCATGAGGGGCTTCAGGGGAAAAGCTGAAGACAAGTTATCTCCTTAGTACAGCTCTCTGACAGGCAGAGAATCTGATCACTGGAGTCGCCTGGAGACTCTCAGCAACATTATATATTTaagtaatgaaaaaaagaaagcgcTTTCATTAAAATGATCCTCTGAGCGGCAGCAGGGTGCCATCCAGGTGGGGGCTGGCCTGCACCACACCCTGACTGCCCTCGAGGAAAAGGCCTTCCAGGAAAGACCTATATGCCCAAGCCCTGCCCGCTGTTTCTACGATCCCCAGGAATCCAGACTCCTCACCTAGAGCACCCAAAGGTCTGGCCAAAGGTTAATGGACTCTAAGGGGAGGGCAGGAGGTATATAAGGACCCGTCGGACCAGCCGGACCCCAGCAGACAGCGGAGAGAGCTGCGCCCCGCCCACTCAGACCACACGTGCACTGTGAGTAGCCCGAGGAGCAGGTGGGGGTGGTCAGCTCTAGCCCAAAGATGGCTTGTGAGCGAGCCCGCTGAGTCCAGAGCTCTCTGGGTGAGCCCACTGTTCCTGCGGTGCTGTGTCACCTTTCAGTACCTTCCTGGGCTCCAGACCGAGCGCCCCAAGCTGGTTTCCAGAGCGCGGGATAAAGCGCACACAGCGCGCAGGGCTGGAGACGGGCGGGGGGGTACGAATCCCGGCAAAATAGAAGCTGCCCGGAGACCTGGCCATCAACTGCGGGCCGGGAACCCAGCCCAGGGCCCGGCGCGGACGCAGGGCCGTCCCGCCCGGCGTGGAGCCTGGGCTCCGGGAAATTAACAAAAGAGCCGGGGGCCCTCGGGGGAGAGGGCGTGGCTAGACAGGACCCGCCGGAAGAAGAGGCCGCCGCCCCCTTGGCCAAAGCGCTTGAGCCCCAGCCGCAGGGATGGGAAAAGACAAAGTCAGCAGCTCATCCAACAGTGAAAAAGCTCTCGCTCCCATCCTGAGCGCCCAGAATGCAAACGAACGTAGGTGACATGCCGGCTGCCAGTTGGATCACGAAAGTGAGCAGCAGTTGGATGTTCGCCTTCTTATTTAACGTTTTTATTGATTCTTATGGGGTGAATTAAATGTGAACACTGGAATGGAAAGGGGTCTGTAGCCTCTCCACGAAGGAAATGAAGCATGAGCCGTGTGATACAGTGGGCTCCTCCGCGAGGGGCGGGGCCCAGAGTCTGCAGCAAGAGGAGGGGGTCTGCGACTCGAAGTCCCCCTCCTCACCCGCGCCCTGTCCCCTCAGCAGAAGTGGGGCCTCGGCTCCTGAGAGGCGGTCTTCAGCACGTGGCtggtcctccccaccctcctAGAATGGCAGGTGTTGGCTCTCTGAGCCCTCCTGTTCTTACTCTTGGAGTTCAGCAGGTGGCtggtcctccccaccctcctAGAATGGCAGGTGTTGGCTCTCTGAGCCCTCCTGTTCTTACTCTTGGAGTTCAGCAGTACGGGGAGACCACGTAGGATGGGGCAGCAAGAGAGCGAGAAGGCAAGGGGGCCTTCAGATGGCCGAGGAGACGGGCCCTGCTGGCGAGGCAAGGAGCAAGTCTGCAGCCTTGGAAGATTCTCTCCAAAGGGATGGTCGTAGTCGGACCCAAAGGGAAGCTCGGGGGCCAGTCTGGGGCAGGACCCTCTCCTCCCAATGGAATCCCCTGCCCAAGGGCTGTCGAGCTGACCCCCAGAAGCTCCTTATCTGAACCCTGTAATCCCCCACCCCTGCTGCAGCAGAGGCCGCCCAGCCTTCCCTCCCTGCTTGGGGGTCTGCCCCCTGCGGTGCCCGTCTCCCTCTTCTGTGGGCAGAGGCCGAGTGCACCAGGCCTCAGAAGGGCCGGCCTCTAGCCCCTACTGCCTTCAGATGGGTCCCTTCACCTCCGCAGGTCTCCCCCCTCCTCGGATCACACCTGCTCCCAGGCGGGTGTGAGGAGTGTGTGGGACCCAGTGTGCTAGTGTAAGGAATCAGCCAGGCCCTGCAGGCCACTCCCCCGGCCCCAGCACCATTCTGACCCCGCCCCCTTCTCAGCTCTGCACTCTGGTGGTCCCCATGCCCACCTGTTCCCTGGCAGTTTAGGTCCTGCCAGCCATTCCCGACACACCCACTTCTGGGATGTGGACAGGCCCCACGCTCTTATGCTGGCACCTTGCCAGCACTGGTGGGGGGTCTGGGGGTTACAGGAAGGAGGTTTTTTCTGGACGGCGGCCAGCAGGCAGCTAGACCTGCTGGTGCTGAGGAGGCGCTTCTGAGAGCCAGTGCCGGCCCGGAGAGGCGGGGACCCTGCCCTGCTCTTCCGTGCTGCTCCAAGCTGAAGTTTTCCATCCGGGTCTGCTGCACCTGGGCAGAGGGTCTCAACCCCTTCCTCTCTAGACCTGGGGTCTTGGCCTGGTACCACCAGGCAGGACTGGGTGGGCCTGGATCCATCCCTGTTACCCTGCTAATTGGTTCAGGCAGCAGGCAGGGCTCTCTGGATCTTGGGGCTTGCTTCTGCTGATAATCTAAGAGTTTACTGCATATCTGCAATATGGGGGTGCTCCTGCTTCATTAGCTCAGCTGACGCCAGAAGACCTCCCCAGTAACAAAGGGAAGGGCCAACAAGTGGAATGATACATTTCCGGTATGGCCAGGGGGCAGGGCGGCCTCTCTCGGGGGCTTGGAGCAGAGAAGAGGCTCTGAGCTCCTCTGGTACAGCCCCACACCAGGCCCAAATCCAGAGAGGGTAAGcagcttgcccaagatcacacagtccCAGGTGGGACGTGGACCAGAGCTGAGGGTGCCTGCCTCCGATGCAGTGGTTTGTCCCTGAGCCCTACACTGGGTGACAGGGGCTCCCTATCGTTGTCCAGCTCCAGAATGCTGTCCCGCAAGGCCACGGCCATCCTGCTGGTAGTGCACGCAGCCGCCATGCTGGCCTCCCAGACGGAAGGCTTTGTTCCCATCTTCACCTACGGCGAAGTCCAGAGGATGCAAGTAAGATATTCCCAGGCTGCCCGCCTCCCCAGTGTAGCCAAGGTGACCCACAAGCCTGCTCAACGACAAGCATCCCTTCAGTAAACCCATGTTTAATCAGATATGCCAGAGACCCTGAGGTGAGCCTGAAGGACTCCAGATAACCCCAGGCTCCAGCCATCTGCCCAGCCACCTTCGCCCCTTCACCAGTACCACAGAGGTGTCAGTGGCTCCCACAGGTGACATCTTTTCCTATCCCTGGCCATCCTTTTGGGGGAAGTTTTCAATTAACAAGCCAATAAATATTTGCAGAGCATCTCTGCAGCACAGAGGGCCACCCCGGGTGAGAGGTCAGACACACAAGGAAATCTCAGAACCTCCCATCCTCAAGGAGCTGACTCAGGAGCCAAGGCGCCAACATGACAAGTTCACTCAGGATAGAAAACAAAGCAGGGCGATGTCACAAGACAGGACGTGATTAATTGTCCAGAAGTGATGCTGACAGTATGCACTGAGTTCAGGGGAGCAGAAACACGATGGGCTGGTGGAGAAGAGGGGAACCTGCTCTGGGGGCCCCGAGAAAGAAGGATGCAGGGACAGGTGGGCACAAACGTTCACAGGTACCTTTCCAGGGAGTGGCGGCCAAAGCCTCCTTCTCTTTAGAACCCAGAAGAAAACAGGGCAGGCTTAGTGGAACCTAGGTGGTGCAGCCTGTGGAAAACGGCTGTTAGACCCCCCTCCCTGGGCCTTTTACCTTGGATGTCACGGAGTTCTGAGTGCCTTTCCACCTTTGTCtcttgatctctctctctctttttttttttcttttttttttgaccttgctgcacagcttgtgggatcttagttccctgcccagggattgaacccaggccctcagcaatgacagggcagagtcctaaccactggaccaccaggaaattccctgtttctgttcattttttttttatgtggaccatttttaaagtctttattgaatttgttacaacactctgttttatgttttggttgtgggccacaaagcatgtgggatcttagcttcctgaccagggatcgaacctgcacccctgcattggaaggcgaagtttACCACAGGACCCCCAGAGAAGTCCCCGCCCGCCCCCCTTCCacgttcttttccagtgagatgaAGGAATGGGGCTTTGTGTCCCATGTGTCTGAGACTGAGGTTCCAACAGGGACCCATACATGAGTCAGTGCTCTTGGGGGTCTCACGGCCCTGAGGTGCAGCCTCTGCAGCAACACGCTCTGTCCAGGGCAGATTGCCACGGACACAGAGAACGGCGTCCTTTAGAGGGGCCAGGCGGGACCCAGCTCCCCTTCAGGGGAGGAGAAGACACAGAGGGCTGCGAATAGATGCAGGAGATCCCCTAGACCCACCCCCTCCCGCCTGCCACTGCGGAAACGACGACCGACCATCCCAGCATCACCGCTGCTCAGGGCAGGCCCGGAGCCGAACCCCCAGAACGTCCTCAGAAAAACTGAAGAAACGGGCTGGGTCTGACCTAGGTGCCCGGGGGCCTGGCAAGCAGGATGCCCAGCAAGATGAGAGGCTGGACAGAAAGAGCCAAACTCGGTGCTACACGAACTGGCAAAATGGCAGTGAGAGGGTGCTTGGCGTTTATCTGCTCTGTGGTTTCCTCCTCGTAATTGCCAGGCACCGGGATTTTTATGAAGAAGCTGCAGACTCCTTTCTCCATAATTCATCTCCTTGTCTTGCCTCTTATAAATCACCTCCCAGGGACTCCAGTTTCTGGGCCACCCCATGGCGCCCTCACAGGCTGGGCCGTCTTGCCGTCTTTTTTTTATAAGCGCTTTGCTatgaaaaacacattttcatCGTTAATATGCAGGAAGGGCAGCCATTATTTTTAGCATCTTAACTTAATTAACAGTAACAACCTGGGTGTGATGCTTGAACTACAAAGGAAGGATTCCTCTTTGGGTTGACTTGGTGGCGGGCAAATCCAAGGATGATGTGAGGTCACCAGGTGTCTGAGACGCTCTGGGAGAGAAGCGCCTGGGAAAGGGGATTCTTTTGGCCTGTTAGGGGTTGGGGGGGTCAGGCCCCTTAGCACTCCGAATAGGAACCCAAAGGGCCACGAGTGTTTGAGGGAGGTGAGTTTTACACGATTTTGTGCCTGGCCCCTAGGAAAAGGAGAGGTACAAGGGGCAAAAGAAATCCCTGAGTGTACAGCAGAGGTCAGAGGAGGTGGGCCCTGCGGACCCTGCGGAGCCCCGGGAAGACAAACAGGAGGTTATCAAGGTGAGCAGAAGACGGGGTAGGGGAGTGGGGTGACGGATcagggaggggggaagggagtGCAGAGAAACCCGGTTGGGGGATGGTCCCCCAGGCATCACAGAATGTGCTGTGAACTAGACACTCAGGTGATGAGCTCCATCCtaggagggagagacagacacgAAGGATGAGACAAGAAATCGTTTCAGGCACCAAATAAGCAGGCAGGATCGACAGTGGGGCtggcgggggaggggaaggaaggccTCTCCCCTATTCTCTCCCCAGGGAGAGGAGGTGGTATTTGATTTGAAACTTGGAGGGTAAGAAGGGGCCACCCATGCAAACAGCTAGAACAAGAACATCCCAGAAGAAAGACCCAGGAGGGTCTGAGAAGGGCAAAGAGGCCAGCAGGGCCTGGGAGGCTGCTGAGGGTTCCAAGCTGGGATGGGTACCTCTtgccccctctccttcccccagaaCCATGAGAGCCATTCTGGGTCATCCAGTCCAGCCGGCAGCAGGGCTGGAAGCCTGAGCCTGCAGAGCCGCCCCTAAGGCTGTCCTCAGGCCTCCTGAGCCCATTTCCCACGCCCGGTGAGCTGGGTAGGAGGAGGGGCAGTGGGCCTGGGACTCCTCCACCGCGCTCTCCAGGGTCAGGGCGTCTCCAAGTCTGCCCGCTGGCTTGTGCAGCAAGAGCACGGAACCGGGAAGCTCTGAGGGTGCTGGCGAGATCAGCTGGCTCCCCCGggctctgccccctcccctcacccGGGGGGAGAGCCTCCAGACAGCTCCTCCACCCAAGGGTAGCCTATGGCTCCCCACATGGACCCTGGAGCCAGGCCCCCTGGGTGCCCTTCTCCCTCTGCTACTTGGAACCttgtatgaccttgagcaagtgactCAACTGCTGTttgtcctcagtttcctcatctgcaaaatgggagctCTAGTAGTCTCTACCTAACAGCATAGGATTATTGAGAGGCTTAACAGGACTTAGAAGGACACCTGGCACCTAATAAGACTCCCACGTTTTAGCTATAATTcagaggaaggggaagggcaTTTGCTTCCTCAGACTCCCCACCAGGGGAGGGGAGGTGACCCTCCTCCCTCTCAGCTGGTCTCAGGCTCTGGCCCCAGGTGAGATTGAGGGGAGGGGCCAGAATTCCCAGCAGACCCCTTCCATCCCCCCACCAGAATGGGGAGGAATGGGGGGCGGTGGTCCTTGCAGTCCAGCCCGCCACCTGTAGGCACCCAGGGATTAACGGCTCGCACTGCCTTCTTGTTAACTCTGCCTTATTTCACAGCTGACTGCTCCTGTGGAAATTGGAATGAGGATGAACTCCAGGCAGCTGGAAAAGTACCAGGCCACCCTGGAAGGGCTGCTGCGCAAGGTGCTGCCATCCTCCCAGAACGGTATGGGGGTACGGGGTGGGCAGACACCTCCGGGTTCACCTCCTGCAGCACAGCCCAGTAGGATTTCGGGGGgctgtcatttgtttttctgctttgcCCTTGAGAACCAGAAGCTGTCTTCTCCTGCAAGCTCCCCCACCCCATCACCGAGGGGAGTCTAAtcacggggggtgggggtgggggtgggggtgggggggagggcagTCGGGGAGAGGGGCGGCAGGGGAAAGGGGCGGTGGTGTACGTGGAGGTGGGGCTCAGACGGCCGTCGCAGGTGGGGAGCCTCATTCCCCAGCCAGGGGCATCTCCAGGCCCCAGACCCCTTCCCCTAGCTTCTGCCTGGCAGGGGATTACAAGTGACAAAGACCGCAAGCCTCCTTCTGCAGAGAGccattccttccctccccaggcTGGATGGTGACTCTGAAGGAAACCCTGGGGCAGAGTAGCCACAAAAGCCTGCAATTTCCACCCCACCCCATTCATTCTGCCAACCAAAGTCCTCAGCCCCATTTGGCATTGCCTGAGTCAAGGTCAGCCTGAGTCACTGGTGCAAAGCTAGGTCTTATCTGACAACCAGCTACTAATTTCTTCTCCTAGtccccaggaggagaggagaggggggagGAAGTGTTGTTTGGGAGCAGG
The sequence above is a segment of the Capra hircus breed San Clemente chromosome 23, ASM170441v1, whole genome shotgun sequence genome. Coding sequences within it:
- the MLN gene encoding promotilin gives rise to the protein MLSRKATAILLVVHAAAMLASQTEGFVPIFTYGEVQRMQEKERYKGQKKSLSVQQRSEEVGPADPAEPREDKQEVIKLTAPVEIGMRMNSRQLEKYQATLEGLLRKVLPSSQNEDPEPALCTLPQFPTTHVLINPSTAARSREALPRQPLKNGERGLQQGTSEGAEEKTQESRSKARDCRDRIQDPSSPFPASLNSSARQ